In Actinomadura luteofluorescens, the sequence CTGAAGGCCGTGCGCGTCCTCCCGCGCGTTACAGCGATGACGACGCGTGTGCCGGGACGGTAGGACGCGGGGGTCGTGACGGTGGCGGTACCGGCGGCGCGCAGGGCGAACCCGGTGGCGGAGGCGTCCGTCAGCGCGCTGAACCGCCGCGCCTTCGACGGCTTGAGCGAGACCGTCCAGCCCCACTGCGTCCAGGCCGGGTCGGCCGACAGGTAGGAGACCTTCGCGGGCGGGCGCGGCGGGGCGGCGAAGGTCCGCATCAGCGGGCCGATGTGCCGCCGCAGGTCGCGGGCCCAGTACGGGAACGTGTGGGTGCCGAGCACGTAGTCGTCGTAGTGGCTGGGGATCTCCAGCGCGTCCAGCCGCCGGTGGAAGCTGACGGTGGAGGCGTGCGTGAGGGCCTCGATGCCCATCGCGGCCGGGTCGGGGACGGGCGGGTCGAGCGGGCCCGGGACGCCGGTGGCGGTGTGGAGCGCGAGCCGCATCCCGCGCAGGTTGGGCGCGAGGGTCGCCGGGTCGTGGCCGCGCCAGTTGATCGCGTTCCCGAGCCGGGAACCGAAGATCGCGTCGGGGTGCACGCCGTCGCCGGCGGCCGCGACGTAGGACACGACGCCGGTCGCGCCGACGGAGACGATCGGGTCGTGAGCGATGTCGGGCGCGCCTGAGAACGAGGCGGCGGACACGAAGAGCTCGGGATGGCGGGCGGCGTAGCTCATCGCCCCGAAGCCGCCCTGCGACAGACCCGCGATGGCCCGGCCCTCCCGCCCTGGAACGGTGCGCAGGTTCCGGTCGATCCAGGGGATGAGCTGGTTGACGTGGAAGGTCTCCCACCTGGAGGGCCCGAGCCGGGTGCGCGGGTCGGCCCAGTCGGTGTACCAGCCGCCGCCGTTGCCGTCGAAGCCCCCGTCCGGCATGACGGTGATCAGCGGCCGTCCGGCGGTGGTCCGCTCGGCGTCGCCGCGGTCGACCCAGTCGGAGGCGCGCCCGGACGTCCCGTGGAACAGGTACAGGACGGGGAACCGGGCGCGGGGACCGCGGTCGTAGCCGGTCGGCAGCAGGACGCGCACGTCGACGGCCCGCCCCAGTGCGGCCGTGCTGACGCGCAGCGCGTACTGGCGGTCGTCGACGCGCCGCACGTTCACGACGTGGACGCCGCCGGCGTCGGTGAAGCGGACCGCCCGTCCGGCCGGCCCGCCGGCCGCGTGGGCCGGGGCGGCGAGTCCCGCGGAGGTCGTGGCGAGGGTCAGGGTGATCGCGAGGGCTCGGGTGCGCATGGGGGACTCCTCGGACGTGCCGGTCAGCGGCCTCCGGCGGGGCGGCGGGGCCGGTCGGGCTGGACGCGCAGCGTCGTGATCACGGTCGCGAGCATCGCGTAGTGGGCGGCGAGCATGGTCAGCTCGACGCACTCGGCCTCGGTGAGGTGGGTGCGCAGCCGCGTCCAGGTCTCGTCGTCCAGGTCCTGCTCGGCGTGGAGGCGGTCGGCGGCGGTGAGGATCGCGCGCTCGCGCGGCGTCCACCCGCCGGCGTCCGGGCCGGCCTTGAGGCGTTCCACGTCCGGCTCGCGCACGCCCGCGCGGCGCGCGAGCCGGACGTGGTGGCCGAACTCGTAGCGGCAGTCGCGCAGGTGGGCGACGCGCAGGATCACCAGTTCGGTGTCGCGGCGCGGCAGGGTGCCGCCGGGCATGAGGTGTCCGGCGAACCACAGCCAGCCGCGGAACAGCCCGCGGCGCCGCGCCAGGGTCAGGAACAGGTTCGGCGGCCCGGTCCCGGCGGCCCGGCCCGCGGCGCGGCAGGCGAGCCAGTTGACCACCCCCACCTCGCGGATCCCGCCGGGAGTGGCGCGGGGCGCCGTCACCGCTCGGGATCCGGCTGCGGCGTGGTCAGTTCGACCGGCTCGTTCCTGGCGACCTCCAGGATGTCGCGCAGCCCGCGCTGGACGGCGCGGTCGGCGACCGGCTGCACGGCCATCCGGGCCGGCAGGACGGCGCCCACCCACCAGGGGGCGACGATCCGCCGGGACCGGCGGGCGATCCCGCGTTCGAGCGCGCCGATCCCCACCTCCAGCGGCGTGACGCCGAAGATCATGCTGCTCCGGGGGGTCGCCTCCATCATGGCGGACGCGGCCTCGGTGCCGAATCCGCGGCGCGTCATGTCGGTGTCGAGCTCGGCGAAGTACGCGACGCCGGCCTTGGCGCCCCACGGGCGCAGTTCGGCCCGCAGCGTGTTGCCCAGCGCCTCCACCGCGGCCTTGGACGCGCTGTAGGCGCCCAGGAGGGGCGCGTTGACGGCCGCGGCCAGGGAGGACACGGCCAGAGCGTAACCGCGCTCATGGCTGACGTGGGGCCCGGCAGCGCGAAGCGTGTTGTAGACGCCCAGCACGTTGACCCGCAGGCTCTG encodes:
- a CDS encoding carboxymuconolactone decarboxylase family protein → MTAPRATPGGIREVGVVNWLACRAAGRAAGTGPPNLFLTLARRRGLFRGWLWFAGHLMPGGTLPRRDTELVILRVAHLRDCRYEFGHHVRLARRAGVREPDVERLKAGPDAGGWTPRERAILTAADRLHAEQDLDDETWTRLRTHLTEAECVELTMLAAHYAMLATVITTLRVQPDRPRRPAGGR
- a CDS encoding SDR family NAD(P)-dependent oxidoreductase, which encodes MKLDSSRWTATLAGRRVLITGAARGIGAALAARLHERGARVALAGLEPELLSDVAAACGTAPWWTCDVTDRGTVEDVVGSAVQELGGLDVVVANAGVAAQMPVLGGDPSVMEQSLRVNVLGVYNTLRAAGPHVSHERGYALAVSSLAAAVNAPLLGAYSASKAAVEALGNTLRAELRPWGAKAGVAYFAELDTDMTRRGFGTEAASAMMEATPRSSMIFGVTPLEVGIGALERGIARRSRRIVAPWWVGAVLPARMAVQPVADRAVQRGLRDILEVARNEPVELTTPQPDPER
- a CDS encoding alpha/beta hydrolase; the protein is MRTRALAITLTLATTSAGLAAPAHAAGGPAGRAVRFTDAGGVHVVNVRRVDDRQYALRVSTAALGRAVDVRVLLPTGYDRGPRARFPVLYLFHGTSGRASDWVDRGDAERTTAGRPLITVMPDGGFDGNGGGWYTDWADPRTRLGPSRWETFHVNQLIPWIDRNLRTVPGREGRAIAGLSQGGFGAMSYAARHPELFVSAASFSGAPDIAHDPIVSVGATGVVSYVAAAGDGVHPDAIFGSRLGNAINWRGHDPATLAPNLRGMRLALHTATGVPGPLDPPVPDPAAMGIEALTHASTVSFHRRLDALEIPSHYDDYVLGTHTFPYWARDLRRHIGPLMRTFAAPPRPPAKVSYLSADPAWTQWGWTVSLKPSKARRFSALTDASATGFALRAAGTATVTTPASYRPGTRVVIAVTRGRTRTAFRTAAGPSGRLTFTMPPARGTTTTLVTISRP